In the genome of Syngnathoides biaculeatus isolate LvHL_M chromosome 14, ASM1980259v1, whole genome shotgun sequence, one region contains:
- the creg2 gene encoding protein CREG2 has product MKRTLYFSLPVLVTVVAACAGYTLRASVSWGVSSNDVVEDADLSEEVAPALLVDGGGLWKQAYPAGARVSPGERAEPEGEGDSGRARGPSRLFSYRSGSGPPPHQEVARTARYIARTSDWGSLATISNQDKIKGLPFGNIFSVSDGPPDNSTGVIYFYVTPIDNTVSDLQINPYASVTFSEAEGDFCRQMAYDPEDPRCARLTLTGKMVAVGPEELDFAKAAMFSRHPVMAKWPVGHKWFFMKLEPIQVWLQDWIGGTVLIPLDEYFKASPF; this is encoded by the exons ATGAAGCGCACTTTGTACTTCAGCCTGCCAGTGTTGGTCACCGTCGTGGCCGCCTGTGCGGGCTACACGCTGAGGGCGTCGGTCTCCTGGGGGGTCTCGTCCAACGACGTGGTGGAGGACGCCGACCTGTCGGAGGAGGTCGCCCCGGCCTTGCTGGTGGACGGCGGCGGGCTGTGGAAGCAGGCGTACCCGGCGGGCGCGCGGGTGAGTCCCGGCGAGCGAGCCGAGCCCGAGGGCGAGGGCGACTCCGGCAGGGCGCGGGGTCCCTCCCGCCTCTTCTCCTACCGGTCGGGCAGCGGGCCTCCCCCGCACCAGGAGGTCGCAAGAACGGCCAGGTACATCGCCCGCACGAGCGACTGGGGCTCCCTGGCCACCATTTCGAATCAGGACAAG ATCAAAGGTCTGCCCTTCGGGAACATTTTTTCCGTCAGCGACGGACCGCCGGACAACAGCACGGGCGTCATCTACTTCTACGTGACGCCCATCGACAACACGGTGTCGGACCTGCAGATCAACCCTTACGCTTCTGTCACTTTCTCGGAGGCCGAGGGCGATTTCTGCAG ACAAATGGCGTACGACCCGGAGGACCCCAGATGCGCCCGACTCACGCTGACGGGCAAGATGGTGGCGGTGGGCCCCGAGGAGCTGGACTTCGCCAAGGCGGCCATGTTCTCCAG GCATCCCGTGATGGCAAAGTGGCCCGTGGGGCACAAGTGGTTCTTCATGAAGCTGGAGCCGATCCAAGTCTGGCTGCAGGACTGGATCGGAGGCACGGTCCTCATTCCGCTGGACGAGTACTTCAAAGCTTCCCCCTTCTAA
- the LOC133512714 gene encoding capping protein-inhibiting regulator of actin dynamics-like isoform X1 encodes MEAFSAGTEEGAEDTSEPRKSRLKLLRSRLFSRSKRAGGDFAAKFSRSASDIHAAKALGSDEDLACPQGTLGSRALSHDSVFWAEQVRPDRADGEPVRVLSQENVHGKIKALQLKLQQQKMHLGPPPLVLPTRRQEDEGGPPEDGPPPRKSPEFPTVDVATYGVLAKVLSQPSSRPLSPIFKPPDSKSATGPPREAPSGFGAPARFTPSLDTSAARHRVSVKPRNQRASTKRRLAEPDIKVDDSDKHPEPVTDELARDVVTPEDERGGGNECQRSFSKHAQPEALPSEVTPDLASPGGFSAVSSQELQLKLQRQAVVTSSEGPRPHLEAKQTTDISGDPGIQVENLDESDVVSSRQLSNSCASAVSKSSQEEADRDGGRELRRPGYGSFHFSITSVKSRVEDRPRSGSFAGNVGPKVEGIMSSPGKREERKDPQTGERASVVGRLPRGPGPRWERQDSGKRAESAKIKDGVPSEEAESGREAAWETVVATKAEVGDEEGKTVFGFKLRSTTNSVRFWSNGSSGKPSSEERSEGLKRRESTDHDSLSKNVSAGNLTPKDPVPACEPPSTCEAPTLPTQVPANSSDQSPEPPATPFAGSPEVSWVSLAMEKTRSLHQLFSRRFPKDPASPAPQTPARALNGRSQSLRLQECDKQARGGGKGETEPSKLYRKTTVNAEAQQSHVNTSQPAVQINLRATQSPSRSAPPPESPSRFGSGTPVITRSPAQSDQTSGRHPPPWGHPGLQPGTQQPKSTTPPADEGKGTVQGTESPSLPGKRSVRPGSVSDKAAFLERQAEWCCPPATRGGALERKRRKMTSGGI; translated from the exons ATGGAGGCCTTTTCTGCGGGCACAGAGGAGGGCGCCGAGGATACTTCGG AACCGCGAAAGTCCAGACTGAAGTTGCTGAGGTCTCGTCTGTTCTCGAGAAGCAAGCGAGCCGGCGGCGACTTCGCCGCCAAGTTCAGCCGGTCGGCCAGCGACATCCACGCGGCGAAGGCGCTGGGATCTGATGAAGATTTGGC ATGCCCCCAGGGAACGTTGGGCTCTCGGGCGCTGTCCCACGACAGCGTCTTCTGGGCCGAGCAGGTGCGGCCGGACCGCGCCGACGGCGAGCCCGTCAGGGTGTTGTCCCAGGAGAACGTCCACGGCAAAATCAAAGCTTTACAG CTGAAGCTTCAGCAGCAGAAGATGCATCTGGGGCCGCCTCCTCTCGTGCTGCCGACCAGGCGGCAGGAGGACGAGGGAGGCCCCCCCGAGGACGGCCCTCCTCCCCGCAAAAGCCCCGAGTTCCCCACGGTGGATGTGGCGACCTACGGAGTCCTCGCCAAG GTGCTTTCCCAGCCGAGCTCGCGTCCGCTCTCCCCCATCTTCAAACCTCCGGATTCGAAATCTGCAACCGGGCCCCCTCGCGAGGCCCCGTCGGGCTTCGGCGCTCCGGCCCGGTTCACCCCTTCCCTGGACACGTCCGCGGCCCGGCACCGCGTGTCCGTCAAGCCCCGGAACCAGAGGGCCAGCACCAAGAGGAGGCTCGCTGAG CCTGACATAAAGGTGGACGACTCGGACAAGCATCCTGAACCTGTGACGGACGAACTCGCTCGGGACGTTGTGACGCCGGAAGACGAGCGAGGCGGAGGCAATGAATGCCAGCGGTCCTTTTCAAAACACGCCCAACCGGAAGCGTTGCCGTCGGAGGTCACGCCGGACCTCGCCTCGCCTGGCGGATTCTCTGCCGTGTCCTCGCAGGAGCTTCAATTGAAGCTTCAGAGACAGGCAGTCGTCACGTCGAGCGAAGGACCGCGTCCGCACTTGGAGGCCAAGCAGACGACGGACATCTCGGGAGATCCTGGGATTCAAGTCGAGAACCTGGACGAGAGCGACGTCGTTTCCTCCCGCCAGCTCTCCAATAGCTGTGCATCAGCGGTGTCCAAGTCATCGCAGGAGGAAGCCGACCGAGATGGCGGAAGAGAACTAAGAAGACCTGGTTACGGGTCCTTCCATTTCTCCATCACCTCCGTCAAGAGCCGCGTCGAAGACAGACCCCGATCGGGCAGTTTTGCGGGAAACGTAGGACCCAAGGTTGAGGGTATAATGTCGAGCCCCGGGAAAAGGGAAGAGCGTAAAGACCCGCAGACTGGAGAAAGAGCTTCCGTCGTGGGAAGACTTCCACGAGGCCCGGGTCCTCGGTGGGAAAGGCAGGATAGCGGAAAGCGAGCAGAATCGGCGAAAATCAAAGACGGCGTTCCGTCGGAAGAAGCGGAGAGCGGCCGAGAGGCGGCGTGGGAGACCGTCGTGGCCACAAAGGCAGAGGTCGGGGATGAAGAAGGAAAGACCGTGTTTGGTTTTAAACTCCGCTCCACCACCAACTCTGTGAGATTTTGGTCAAACGGATCTTCCGGGAAGCCGTCGAGCGAGGAGCGGAGCGAGGGACTGAAGAGACGAGAAAGCACAGATCATGACAGCTTGTCCAAAAATGTCAGCGCTGGAAATTTGACCCCGAAAG ATCCAGTCCCTGCGTGCGAGCCTCCGTCCACCTGCGAGGCCCCCACCCTACCGACGCAAGTCCCAGCAAACTCCTCAGATCAGTCGCCGGAGCCTCCGGCGACGCCGTTTGCGGGGTCGCCGGAGGTATCCTGGGTCAGTCTGGCCATGGAAAAGACCAGAAGCCTCCATCAGCTTTTTTCGAGAAGATTTCCCAAGGATCCCGCGAGTCCTGCTCCGCAAACCCCGGCGCGGGCTTTAAATGGGAGATCGCAGAGTCTGAGACTACAAGAATGCGACAAACAAGCCCGCGGCGGCGGCAAAGGGGAAACGGAGCCCAGCAAATTATACCGAAAGACAACCGTCAACGCGGAAGCGCAACAATCGCACGTAAACACGAGTCAGCCGGCCGTGCAAATAAATCTACGGGCGACCCAATCTCCATCACGCTCCGCTCCCCCGCCAGAGAGCCCATCTCGTTTTGGATCGGGGACTCCCGTCATCACGCGATCTCCGGCGCAGTCTGACCAGACCTCGGGACGGCATCCGCCACCTTGGGGCCACCCGGGCCTGCAACCCGGAACGCAGCAGCCCAAATCCACAACGCCGCCGGCGGACGAGGGGAAAGGAACCGTCCAGGGAACGGAGAGCCCCTCGCTGCCGGGCAAGCGCAGCGTTCGGCCGGGATCGGTCAGCGACAAGGCTGCGTTTTTGGAGAGGCAGGCGGAGTGGTGCTGTCCACCGGCGACCAGGGGG GgcgcacttgagcggaaaaggagaaaaatgacATCTGGTGGAATATAA
- the LOC133512714 gene encoding capping protein-inhibiting regulator of actin dynamics-like isoform X2, whose product MEAFSAGTEEGAEDTSEPRKSRLKLLRSRLFSRSKRAGGDFAAKFSRSASDIHAAKALGSDEDLACPQGTLGSRALSHDSVFWAEQVRPDRADGEPVRVLSQENVHGKIKALQLKLQQQKMHLGPPPLVLPTRRQEDEGGPPEDGPPPRKSPEFPTVDVATYGVLAKVLSQPSSRPLSPIFKPPDSKSATGPPREAPSGFGAPARFTPSLDTSAARHRVSVKPRNQRASTKRRLAEPDIKVDDSDKHPEPVTDELARDVVTPEDERGGGNECQRSFSKHAQPEALPSEVTPDLASPGGFSAVSSQELQLKLQRQAVVTSSEGPRPHLEAKQTTDISGDPGIQVENLDESDVVSSRQLSNSCASAVSKSSQEEADRDGGRELRRPGYGSFHFSITSVKSRVEDRPRSGSFAGNVGPKVEGIMSSPGKREERKDPQTGERASVVGRLPRGPGPRWERQDSGKRAESAKIKDGVPSEEAESGREAAWETVVATKAEVGDEEGKTVFGFKLRSTTNSVRFWSNGSSGKPSSEERSEGLKRRESTDHDSLSKNVSAGNLTPKDPVPACEPPSTCEAPTLPTQVPANSSDQSPEPPATPFAGSPEVSWVSLAMEKTRSLHQLFSRRFPKDPASPAPQTPARALNGRSQSLRLQECDKQARGGGKGETEPSKLYRKTTVNAEAQQSHRAHLVLDRGLPSSRDLRRSLTRPRDGIRHLGATRACNPERSSPNPQRRRRTRGKEPSRERRAPRCRASAAFGRDRSATRLRFWRGRRSGAVHRRPGGAHLSGKGEK is encoded by the exons ATGGAGGCCTTTTCTGCGGGCACAGAGGAGGGCGCCGAGGATACTTCGG AACCGCGAAAGTCCAGACTGAAGTTGCTGAGGTCTCGTCTGTTCTCGAGAAGCAAGCGAGCCGGCGGCGACTTCGCCGCCAAGTTCAGCCGGTCGGCCAGCGACATCCACGCGGCGAAGGCGCTGGGATCTGATGAAGATTTGGC ATGCCCCCAGGGAACGTTGGGCTCTCGGGCGCTGTCCCACGACAGCGTCTTCTGGGCCGAGCAGGTGCGGCCGGACCGCGCCGACGGCGAGCCCGTCAGGGTGTTGTCCCAGGAGAACGTCCACGGCAAAATCAAAGCTTTACAG CTGAAGCTTCAGCAGCAGAAGATGCATCTGGGGCCGCCTCCTCTCGTGCTGCCGACCAGGCGGCAGGAGGACGAGGGAGGCCCCCCCGAGGACGGCCCTCCTCCCCGCAAAAGCCCCGAGTTCCCCACGGTGGATGTGGCGACCTACGGAGTCCTCGCCAAG GTGCTTTCCCAGCCGAGCTCGCGTCCGCTCTCCCCCATCTTCAAACCTCCGGATTCGAAATCTGCAACCGGGCCCCCTCGCGAGGCCCCGTCGGGCTTCGGCGCTCCGGCCCGGTTCACCCCTTCCCTGGACACGTCCGCGGCCCGGCACCGCGTGTCCGTCAAGCCCCGGAACCAGAGGGCCAGCACCAAGAGGAGGCTCGCTGAG CCTGACATAAAGGTGGACGACTCGGACAAGCATCCTGAACCTGTGACGGACGAACTCGCTCGGGACGTTGTGACGCCGGAAGACGAGCGAGGCGGAGGCAATGAATGCCAGCGGTCCTTTTCAAAACACGCCCAACCGGAAGCGTTGCCGTCGGAGGTCACGCCGGACCTCGCCTCGCCTGGCGGATTCTCTGCCGTGTCCTCGCAGGAGCTTCAATTGAAGCTTCAGAGACAGGCAGTCGTCACGTCGAGCGAAGGACCGCGTCCGCACTTGGAGGCCAAGCAGACGACGGACATCTCGGGAGATCCTGGGATTCAAGTCGAGAACCTGGACGAGAGCGACGTCGTTTCCTCCCGCCAGCTCTCCAATAGCTGTGCATCAGCGGTGTCCAAGTCATCGCAGGAGGAAGCCGACCGAGATGGCGGAAGAGAACTAAGAAGACCTGGTTACGGGTCCTTCCATTTCTCCATCACCTCCGTCAAGAGCCGCGTCGAAGACAGACCCCGATCGGGCAGTTTTGCGGGAAACGTAGGACCCAAGGTTGAGGGTATAATGTCGAGCCCCGGGAAAAGGGAAGAGCGTAAAGACCCGCAGACTGGAGAAAGAGCTTCCGTCGTGGGAAGACTTCCACGAGGCCCGGGTCCTCGGTGGGAAAGGCAGGATAGCGGAAAGCGAGCAGAATCGGCGAAAATCAAAGACGGCGTTCCGTCGGAAGAAGCGGAGAGCGGCCGAGAGGCGGCGTGGGAGACCGTCGTGGCCACAAAGGCAGAGGTCGGGGATGAAGAAGGAAAGACCGTGTTTGGTTTTAAACTCCGCTCCACCACCAACTCTGTGAGATTTTGGTCAAACGGATCTTCCGGGAAGCCGTCGAGCGAGGAGCGGAGCGAGGGACTGAAGAGACGAGAAAGCACAGATCATGACAGCTTGTCCAAAAATGTCAGCGCTGGAAATTTGACCCCGAAAG ATCCAGTCCCTGCGTGCGAGCCTCCGTCCACCTGCGAGGCCCCCACCCTACCGACGCAAGTCCCAGCAAACTCCTCAGATCAGTCGCCGGAGCCTCCGGCGACGCCGTTTGCGGGGTCGCCGGAGGTATCCTGGGTCAGTCTGGCCATGGAAAAGACCAGAAGCCTCCATCAGCTTTTTTCGAGAAGATTTCCCAAGGATCCCGCGAGTCCTGCTCCGCAAACCCCGGCGCGGGCTTTAAATGGGAGATCGCAGAGTCTGAGACTACAAGAATGCGACAAACAAGCCCGCGGCGGCGGCAAAGGGGAAACGGAGCCCAGCAAATTATACCGAAAGACAACCGTCAACGCGGAAGCGCAACAATCGCAC AGAGCCCATCTCGTTTTGGATCGGGGACTCCCGTCATCACGCGATCTCCGGCGCAGTCTGACCAGACCTCGGGACGGCATCCGCCACCTTGGGGCCACCCGGGCCTGCAACCCGGAACGCAGCAGCCCAAATCCACAACGCCGCCGGCGGACGAGGGGAAAGGAACCGTCCAGGGAACGGAGAGCCCCTCGCTGCCGGGCAAGCGCAGCGTTCGGCCGGGATCGGTCAGCGACAAGGCTGCGTTTTTGGAGAGGCAGGCGGAGTGGTGCTGTCCACCGGCGACCAGGGGG Ggcgcacttgagcggaaaaggagaaaaatga
- the mrpl30 gene encoding 39S ribosomal protein L30, mitochondrial gives MSAFALRSASVKILTGLSPCLWFARSKFTRTRISPELIASWSRNHDKYGGDPEQPHKLHIVTRVRSTMRRPYWEKDMVKQLGLQKANVPVIHKNTPSLNHRLKFIKHLVRIEPLRTPYGLPGEQDMADSYINTKGELIVRRLLTPLQPKAIKS, from the exons ATGTCTGCATTTGCTTTAAGGTCGGCGTCAGTCAAG ATCCTAACAGGACTTTCACCCTGTCTTTGGTTTGCACGCAGCAAGTTTACCAGAACAAGAATTTCACCagag CTCATCGCATCGTGGTCTCGGAATCACGACAAATACGGCGGCGATCCCGAGCAGCCTCACAAACTCCACATCGTGACGCGGGTCAGGAGCACGATGAGACGGCCGTACTGGGAGAAAGACATGGTGAAGCAGTTGGGCCTCCAGAAG GCGAATGTGCCCGTGATCCACAAGAACACACCTTCGCTCAACCACAGACTCAAGTTCATCAAACATCTTGTCAG GATTGAGCCTTTGAGGACTCCGTACGGGCTCCCCGGCGAGCAGGACATGGCCGACAGCTACATCAACACCAAAGGAGAGCTGATCGTCCGACGCCTGCTGACGCCACTCCAGCCAAAAGCCATAAAGTCTTAG